The genomic region TGCAGGATGGCTTCTTCAGGGAGGTTCAGCAGGGCGCCCACTTTTTCGGCCTGCTCCTTGGTCAAGGTCATCTGCCCGAGCAGGGCGGCAGTGCTCCATTCCTTGCTGTGTCCAATGGCAGATGCAAGGTCTTGCCAGCTGAGGTTTTCGCGGAGTTTGGCCTGCAGAATCAATTGGGTCACTTCATCTCTGGTCATGGGTGCTCCTTTTGAGTGGATACTTTAGCACAAACATGAATTTTTATACAGGGCAAATTTTCAGATCTCCCAGACAATTCAAAAGCCAGGAAAGCGGCACCAGAGGAACCTCTTTCCTGAAATCGCATTGGAATTTTGATGAATGGCTTAAATTTCCAGAAACTCAAATCCTGAATCTTTCAGGAGCAACAGGTGGGTGGCCACGTTTTCAATCAAACGCTGGTCGTGACTGGCAAACACCATGCCTCCACCAAAATCCAACAGAAAATCTTCAAGGGCCTCAATGCTCTGGACATCCAGATGGTTGGTGGGCTCATCCAGCAGCAACAGGTGGGCATCTGTGACGCTCAGGCAGGCCAGAGAAAGCCGGGTTTGCTCTCCCCCTGAGAGGTCTTCGATTCGGGAAGTGGGGTCTCTGGGGAGATCCAGATGGCCCAGAATCTGGTACATCTCAGCCATTTTCAGGCCGGGATTGCTGTAAAGCAGGGCATCTTTGATGGTGAGGTGCTGGCCCAATTCCTCATGGTGCTGTCCACAGAAGTAGGTTTTGACATGCAAACCGCGCTGCACAGCAGGATCTTCAGAAAGAAAAGCCTTCATCAGGGTGGTTTTGCCTGTACCGTTGTCTCCCACCAGAGCCACCCGCATCCCTTTGCGCAAAAAGACACTGATGTTTTGCGTGCAGTGGGTGCTCAGGTTCTCGGTACGCAACAGGTCATTGGGGTACAGGATGGGCAGGGACTCGGGAATGACCAGATGGTGCCGGTCCTGAAAGGGCTTGTCTGGCATCTGTTCCCGCATGCGTTCCATGCGTTTCTCAAGGGCACGGGCCTGTTTGTCGGCCTGATTTCCAGCGTGTTCGGCCTTGTTCTTGGCCAGAATCAATGCCTGATTGCCTGCCCTTTTGTGGTTGAAGGTGTTGCTGGAACGGGCAGAACTTTTCAGGGAACCCACCTCAGAAGACAGGGCTTCCAGTTTCCGGCTCTGGGACTGGAAATCCCGCATGCGGGCCGCTTCGAGTTCCTGCTTTTGCTCCATGGCTCTGGAGTATCCTCCTGCATACACCTCGATTTTTCCGCGCTCGATCAAGACCGTGCGGGTGATCACCTCATCCATGAACGCCCGGTCATGGGACGCCATCAACACGGTGGCAGGTGTGGCGCGAATCCACTCTGCCAGAGCTTTCTTGCCTTTGCGGTCCAGGTGGTTGGTGGGCTCATCGAGCAGGTAGATGTCTGCGGCTTCCAGCATCACGCGGGCCAGCATCACCCTGCGGAGTTGGCCTCCAGAAAGTTGGTGCAAACTTTGCCTTTCGGGGAGGTCCATTTCTGCCAGCAACTGCTCCATGCGTGCAGCAAAATCCCAGCCTCCCAGAGCGCGGAACTGTTCTTCTGCTCGGGCATATTGGGCGAGGTGTTCATCGGTGGGATCAGACAGCAGGGTTTCGGCATGGTCCAGAGCGGCTCTGGCCTGCCTGAGAACAGAAGGGGTCAGATGCTTTGCGATGGGCAGGTGCAGGTCTGGAGGCAATTGTTGCACCATCGCCACACGACCGCTGCACGAAACCGTTCCAGCATCGGGCTGGATTTCGCCAGAGATGAGTTTCAGCAAGGTGCTCTTGCCACTGCCGTTTTTGCCGATCAGGGCGACTTTCTGGTGGGGCTCGATTTCCAGAGACACCCGGTCCAGCACTTGTTTTTGTCCCAGAAAATGGGACACGTTCATGACATGAATGTGCATCAGCAACTCCTTTTTAAATGTGGGAATTTAAAGGGATTGCTGCTGTCTCATGTCACGTCCTTTGCTGAATCGAGGAAAAGCCTGACCTCAGGAAACCTGAGCGGGTCAGTTCTCAGGTTAGCAGATGATGGACCGAATCAGGATGGTTCAAAAGGCTTATTGGGTGAAAGCAATCAGCCCTCAGCCCGTAAGGAACATCTGTTTGATCTCCTTTGAGTTTGAAAAATCAAGTCAACTTTGCTGTTTGGTCTGGCTGTTCCTACAGCAAAAGTCCCTGGGTGCGCTTTTTGCTGAATGCTGATGGCTGACTGCTTTTTCAGTGGATGGGCCAAAATTCAGAATTTGGGCTGACACAGCCTTGACACTGCTCTCTTGATTCAATCCCCCAGAGCAGGGTGTTCTTTCAAAAA from Deinococcus misasensis DSM 22328 harbors:
- a CDS encoding ABC-F family ATP-binding cassette domain-containing protein gives rise to the protein MHIHVMNVSHFLGQKQVLDRVSLEIEPHQKVALIGKNGSGKSTLLKLISGEIQPDAGTVSCSGRVAMVQQLPPDLHLPIAKHLTPSVLRQARAALDHAETLLSDPTDEHLAQYARAEEQFRALGGWDFAARMEQLLAEMDLPERQSLHQLSGGQLRRVMLARVMLEAADIYLLDEPTNHLDRKGKKALAEWIRATPATVLMASHDRAFMDEVITRTVLIERGKIEVYAGGYSRAMEQKQELEAARMRDFQSQSRKLEALSSEVGSLKSSARSSNTFNHKRAGNQALILAKNKAEHAGNQADKQARALEKRMERMREQMPDKPFQDRHHLVIPESLPILYPNDLLRTENLSTHCTQNISVFLRKGMRVALVGDNGTGKTTLMKAFLSEDPAVQRGLHVKTYFCGQHHEELGQHLTIKDALLYSNPGLKMAEMYQILGHLDLPRDPTSRIEDLSGGEQTRLSLACLSVTDAHLLLLDEPTNHLDVQSIEALEDFLLDFGGGMVFASHDQRLIENVATHLLLLKDSGFEFLEI